The Pontibacter sp. SGAir0037 DNA segment ACCGGCACCTTAATGAGTAGCAATATGTAATAATTTGTTTTACTTTCCCATTTTAGCTCATTTAAATAAGTATGTTCCGGTTCCTGCTTTATAAGCCTTTAATTTTTAGATAATTATTATTCCGGCTTATGGAAGGGCTCCTGTTCTAACTATATACAGATGGATAAATATTTTCAGATTTCCATTAATTTTGATAGCTTTAGCAGTTTTCAGGCAATCTGCTCTGAAATTTGTGCAACCTTAATCGCTATATGAAGACAACTGTTGTAGCAGTCATTAACCAGAAAGGTGGTACCGGCAAAACTACTACCACTATTAATTTAGGTAGTGCGCTGAGTAAAGCTGGTAAAAAGGTGTTGCTGGTAGATCTTGACCCTCAGAGCAATCTTTCTTATTCGCTTGCTGTAGCCAATCCGGATGCTACGCTGGCGGATGTTTTTCTGGGCAACAAAGCGCTAAAGGATATACTGGTGGAAAAGGACGGGCTTTGGGTTGCCCCCGGCTCCAACGACCTGGTGGATGTGGAAATTTCGCTGGTGACACAGGAAGAAAGAGAAAAATTCCTGAAAAAAATACTTTCTGAAACGAAAGGCTTTGACTATGTGTTGATCGATTGTCCTCCATCCCTCTCCGTGCTAACGCTGAATGCACTAACTGCCGCGCAGGAAGTACTGGTTCCGTTACAAATGGAAGTGCTTACCCTGCAGGGCCTTGACCAGATAATGAATACCGTTAACAAGGTAAAAAAGGCCTTTAACCCAAAACTTAAAATTAAAGGAGTCGTAGTGGTGATGTTTGATATCAGGAGAAAGCTGAGCCAGGAAGTGCTCGAGTACCTGCAGGAAAACATCAAAGAGAAAATCTTTAAGAGCCAGATACGCTTAAATGTTAAGTTAGCAGAGGCTCCCTCGTTCGGTAAAAGTGTGCTGGACTATGATCCCTCTTCGAACGGGGCAAAGGATTATAAGGCGTTGGCAGCCGAGTTTTTGGAGGCGTCGTGACAGCAATTAGCTGTTGTTTTAAAACAATTTTTTAATTTTGATTATCGCATTAATCAAACACCCAGGCAAAGCACTAATACAAACTACGGTTTCGCATTAGCTTTGATTGGTTTATAGAAGATACCCAACTCAAGAAAACTTATATGGCCTTAGGAAAAAACCTGAAGTTGAGCAAAGACAAGCTCATAAGTGAAGAAGCCAAGCAAGAAAAAAATCCTGTTGCAAAAGCCAAGCAAGAAAGTAAGACGCCCACTGCTACTATAACAGAGGCTCCTGCTACGCCTGCTGCCGATGCACCCGTACAAGAAACAGCTACTAAAGAAGCAACTCCTGCCGCCGAAAGAAACGGAACTGCGACAATGGCTGACGTTGGTAATGCTAATACTAAAAAGAAGCAGGTACTGCCCCAGAACTCAGAGTATATAAGTGAGCAACTTAATAAAGTGCTTTACGCGCTGGATGCCTTTAAAAAAGGAGATATCTCTGTTCGCCTCACCAAACAGAACAACGACATTTTTGCGGAAATAGCCGAAGCCTACAACTCGATGGTGGAAATGATCGGTGGTGTAGGTGGCGAAGTGTCGCGTATCTCTAAAGTAGCCGGAGTAGAGGGTAACTTGAAAGCCCGGGCTTCTGCCGAGAACGCTTCCGGTTTCTGGAAAGATATGATCAATAACATCAATGGCCTGGTGGATTCCATTGCTGTTCCGGTACTCGAGGTGGGTAAAGTACTGAAGAATATTTCCAGGGGTAACCTGGACGAAACATTCCAGATTCCTGTTTCGGGTGACTTTAAAGTGATGGCCGAAACCATTAACCGCACGATTGATAACCTGAACCTGTTTGCCGGTGAGGTAACCCGTGTGGCACTCGAAGTGGGTACCGAGGGTAAATTGGGCGGACAGGCATCTGTGCCAAACGTGGCCGGTGTCTGGAAAGATCTGACCGACAACGTGAACACCATGGCCAGCAACCTGACCCTGCAGGTGCGCGATATTGCGAAAGTGGCGATTGGTGTGGCTCAGGGTAACCTGACCCAGAAAGTATCTGTGGACGTGCGTGGTGAGTTTGAGCAGTTGAAGGATAACGTGAACCAGATGGTGGACTCGCTCAACATTTTTGCTGACGAGGTAACCCGTGTGGCCCGTGAAGTGGGTACAGAGGGTAGGTTGGGCGGCCAGGCGAAAGTGCCGAATGTGGCCGGTGTTTGGAAAGGCCTGACCGACAACGTAAACACCATGGCCAGCAACCTGACGTCTCAGATGCGCGACATTGCCAAC contains these protein-coding regions:
- a CDS encoding ParA family protein, translating into MKTTVVAVINQKGGTGKTTTTINLGSALSKAGKKVLLVDLDPQSNLSYSLAVANPDATLADVFLGNKALKDILVEKDGLWVAPGSNDLVDVEISLVTQEEREKFLKKILSETKGFDYVLIDCPPSLSVLTLNALTAAQEVLVPLQMEVLTLQGLDQIMNTVNKVKKAFNPKLKIKGVVVVMFDIRRKLSQEVLEYLQENIKEKIFKSQIRLNVKLAEAPSFGKSVLDYDPSSNGAKDYKALAAEFLEAS